A portion of the Candidatus Omnitrophota bacterium genome contains these proteins:
- a CDS encoding sulfite exporter TauE/SafE family protein, giving the protein MIEILIGFVSALWLGILTSISPCPLATNIAALSFLSKKITHPKAVFLSGISYTIGRMLAYAILGFLIVKFLLSAPLVANFLQKYMNKALGPILIVIGLFLVDILKFDISSLTISEKHQNKLVGSGIFGAGILGFIFALSFCPISAALFFGSLIPLAVEHKFGLSLPLIYGIGTGLPVLAFALAIALGITSLNHWFHKINKLEIYARKITGAIFIAVGIYYALIYILHVS; this is encoded by the coding sequence ATGATAGAGATATTAATAGGTTTTGTATCAGCATTGTGGTTGGGCATATTAACCTCAATAAGCCCCTGCCCCTTAGCGACGAATATAGCGGCGCTTTCATTTTTGTCCAAGAAAATAACCCATCCTAAGGCAGTATTCCTATCAGGAATTTCTTATACGATTGGCAGGATGTTGGCATATGCGATATTAGGCTTTCTTATTGTCAAATTTCTATTAAGCGCGCCTTTAGTAGCCAATTTCTTACAGAAATATATGAACAAAGCATTAGGGCCGATCTTAATTGTTATAGGCCTCTTTTTAGTGGATATATTGAAATTTGATATTTCAAGCTTAACGATTTCAGAGAAGCACCAAAATAAACTCGTCGGGTCCGGTATATTTGGCGCAGGTATTTTGGGGTTTATATTTGCTCTGTCTTTTTGCCCTATATCTGCTGCGTTATTTTTTGGAAGCCTAATACCATTAGCAGTCGAACACAAGTTTGGTTTAAGCTTACCTCTTATCTATGGAATTGGGACAGGGCTTCCTGTTTTGGCTTTTGCTTTAGCGATTGCGCTAGGAATTACTTCTTTAAACCATTGGTTTCATAAAATAAACAAGCTTGAGATATACGCAAGAAAAATTACAGGAGCAATTTTTATAGCGGTAGGGATATATTACGCATTAATATACATACTACATGTTTCATGA